AAGGAGATTCGAGGGCgcctgaaatatattttcaagagATCTGAAATTACTCCAAAAATGTAACGGCTAGGGTTACCAAAGCCATTTCTTGTTTCTTGCTTGTTCCAAGAAAAAGTGGTTGATATTGTTCCCATGTTATTCCATCATCATTGTAATCATGTTGAATCAATGTTGAGAATTGATTGAATTTGTTAAAAGTCATCAGTGGTTTGTATCTCAATTTAACCAGTCAGGTTTCAACTGTGAATCAACAATAGAGTGTCAAGGTTTGGTTGATttagatcacaggtgtcaaactcattccatggaaggcaatgtgtctgcaggttttcactcCTGCCTTTTACTGATCCCTGAAGGTCACtggttagttaggaactcccctcacctgatactctaggtcttaattggtcactggttagttaggaactcccctcacctgatactctaggtcttaattggtcactggttagttaggaactcccctcacctgataCTCTAGGTCTTAATTACACACATTGTAAGGAAATATCAAAAATCAGTCGACACTGAGGTCTCCaaagaatgagtttgacacgcctGATTTAGATTAGTTTGATGTCTGTTGACAACTCAATTAAATGTCAGtcaaaattgatttgatttaacatTTTAGCCCATTCGAAACCATATTTAATGTTGTCTACTGTTAAATGGAATTTTATTGAAACGTCACGTGTTAGCGTAAAGCATATGTAGTGATGGACCACTATTAGATTATTGCAGTATTATCTTTAAAAAATGATCTGATCTAGACCCTTGACTACATTATTGTTGCAGTTCTTAAGATTGTTAGCGCCAAAGGCCGCCTCAAAACCCTTTCTATCTGATGTGGCCAGCTGATCATCATTGCCCTCTATATTCTACCTAGAATTGGTATTTATCTGTCCAGTAATATTGTCATTAGATGCAGCACTGATTTACATATTGTTATTATCATGTTGTATAGTCTGCTCCCTCCTATGATCAATCTACTGATATACTGTTTTAAGACAAAAGATATAAAACAGAGCTTGATGAAAAGATTCAAAAGATGAACTGGTCCACAGAAAGAGAGTCTCTGCTGCATCTTAATGATTTAGCTATGTCACTACAAATAGTTTCATCCAATACATTATGTTGCACAGAAGCTTAATGATTGAGTATTGTTTATAAACAATGTatcaaaacaaaaatgtatttagcATCTATTTTTATCTCATGTATTGTTATTTAGCATTGAATCGCTTAGTAAATGTTTACTGAAAGTGCATTTTCAGACTCATAAATTAATTATATATACCACTCTAATTCAAATCTGGACCTTGGAGTAAGATCCATTGTTTATTTTTATTCTTCCCCTCTAAACAAGAACTGATTTAAACCTGGGAAATTAATGAtctgctgcaccatcgagagcatcctgactgattgcatcactgcctggtatggcaactgctcggcctccaaccgcaaggcactacaaacaGTAatacgaacggcccagtacatcactggggccaagcgtcctgccatacaggacctctataccaggcggtgtcagaggaaggccctaaaaattgtgaaagactccagccaccctggtcaaagactgttctctctgctaccgcatggcaggcAGTACCGAAGCGCCAAATCTAGgtgcaagaggcttctaaacagattctacccccaagccataagactcctgaacatctagtcaaatggctacccagactatttgcagtgtccccccctccctctcaccccctctttaCACAACTGCTACTCATTTATGTaatctatgcgtagtcactttaataactctagctacatgtacatactacctcaactaaaccgttgcccccgcacattgactctgtatcggtaccctcctgtatacagtctcgctattgttattttactgctgctctttaattacttgattCTTTTTTCTATTACTCTTATCTTTACTTTTTTGAAAccgcatggttggttaagggctcgtaagtaatcatttcactgtaaggtcttcacctgttgtattctgcacatgggactaataacatttgatttgaccaggtagaacagaaaagaaTCAGGCGCtggacctcgtagggtcagaTTTGAATAGCCCTGATATATAGCCATTGTTTCTTCAAGGATAGAACTTATAGATGCGTCATGagattagttcaactgtcataccccagcACATcccaaaatataaacttgttttactccaatatttgtaaacaatttaaatgtaagcaaacactgtatagccttaaAACATGGTGACAATAAAAAATGTTATATCATGGATAGTCATTCCTTGCATCCAtagttctgtctatgaatttgagagtggttgcatttctcctgGCCTAAAAAACAAACAGAGGCAGGGTGTCCACGTTGATTTTGTTTCTACAAAGGATTCTATTTATAAGGTGTCTTGTTATAAGGTTACCAGAATACTCTTTATTGTTGCAGCAATGCCATAATGTGCCGTAATTCCTTTTGTTTTCCCAATCTGGAATACATCACCATCAAATGTCGATCACATTAGCTGCCGAGAAAACTTTCTTTGGTTAATTTTTCCCCAAGCCGAAAAAGCGACGTCTCACAAGGatctacactggactttgtgcaaactggaaatgGCATTTCCTAATTCGGAATTTATTATtgctggggactttaataaagGAAATCAGAGAATATGCTCTCAAAATTCTACCAAATACATCTCTTGTGCTACACGTGGAGAAAACACACTTGACCGTTGTTTCTCTCCGTTCCGGGACAgttataaggccctcccccaccctccctttggcaaatcagatcacatCACCATCCTTCTCCTACCCATGGATAGATGGCAGGATTCACACCAAATAAAATGTGCAAACCACTGTATTTTACCACagaaaggtgactgggaacatggacgGGTACAAACAGACTAgctttgacctctgacctctggccAAATCTGGCTGGAGGGTTTATAGGCATACTCAATCtccccctatcccagtctgttgtccccactggcttcaagatgtccaccattgttcctataCCATAAATAGCGAAGGTAAGTGAACTAAACTACTATTGCCTGGTATCATTCACTTCTGACATCacaaagtgctttgagaggctagttaaggatcatatcacctccaccttacccgacaccctagacTCACAACAATTTGCATacaaccccaacagatccacagacgtcGCAATGGCCagtgcactgcacactgccctatcctacctggacaagaggaatacctatgtaagaatgctgtccatagactacagctcagtcttCAAAACCATAGTGCCCAAGGTGGTGAAGGTCGGCTGCAACACctccgccatgctgaccctcaacacgggggccccacaggggtgcatGTTGAGCCCccgcctgtactccctgttcatccatcaATGCGTGTCCACgcatgtctccaactcaatcatcaagtttgctgaagaCACAACAGTGTTATGAAGGCCTGCTTACCAACAATgccgagacagcctacagggaggaggtgagggccctggcggagtggtgacAGGAACATTACCTCTCGCTCATATTCAACAAAACTAAAGAGGTGATCGTGGaatacaggagacagcagagagagaatgcccccatccacattgatgtGCCGCAGTTTAACCTCTCTGTTAcaagtgggacgctagcgtcccacctcgccaacagccagtgaaattgcagggcgccaaattcaaaacaacagaaatctcatgattaaaattccttaaacatacaagtattatacaccattttaacgataaacttcttgttaatccagccacagtgtctgatttcaaaaggctttacggcaaaagcacaccttGTGATtgtaacggtattcctcctcctcttcaaccgaagaggaggagcagggattgaaccaagatgCAGCagattgtgaatacataattttaataaaacaagacgggaaaaacacgaaacgaaaccacttgaaataattaacaaaataacaaaacaaatgtagacaaacctgaactatacgaacttacatataacacgaagaacgcacaaacagggaaaatagactacacaaaaagaacgatgtacaaacaaaccgaacagtcccgtatggtgcgacaaacactgacacaggagacaaccacccacaacaaacactgtgaaacaacctacctaaatatgactctcaattagaggaaacgccaaacacctgcctctaattgagagccataccaggcaacccttaaaccaacatagaaacagaaaacatagaatgcccacccaaactcacgtcctgaccaactaacacatatactGTGTCTATGGAGTCAGATTGCacatcctaaggcttccactagatgccaaaAGTCTTTAaaacgttgtttcaggcttctactgtgaagggggagagaataagagctgtttcaatcaGGGGTCTGGCTGAAAGCCATGAGTTTAGTCATGCGCACGGCCGTGAGCGCGAGctctgttccttttcatttctaaagacaaaggattTGTccagttggaatattattgaagatttatgataaaaacatcctaaagattgattatatacatcgtttgacatgtttctacgaactgtaaaaaaacgttttttaacttttcgtctggacttagtgAAAATGCGCCTTGTGGATTTTGTATTACTGTACTAaacacgcaaacaaaaaggaggtatttggacataaatatgaactttatcgaacaaaacaaacatttattgtctaacatggagacctgggagtgccatcatatgaagatcatcaaaggtatgtgattaattttaacgctatttctgtcttttgtgacacctctccttctttggaaaatggctgtatggttttctatGGCTAGGCgcagacctaacataattgcatggtgtgctttcaccgtaaaacttttttgaaatctggcacagcggttgcattaaggagaagtttatctttaatcgtatgtttaacacttgtatcttagatcaatgtttatgatgagtatttctgtaatttgatgtggctttCTGCACtgtcaccggatgtttgtttgagacaatgcatttctgaacataacgcaccaatttcaatgaggtttttggacataaagatgaactttatcgaacaaaacacacatttattgtctaacatggagtcctgggagtgccatcTGGTGAAGATCATCAagggttagtgaataattttaacgctatttctgtcttttgtgacacctctccttctttggaaaatgtctgtatggttttctgttgctaggcgctgacctaacataatcactgtcacgttcctgacctatttctgttagtttgttgtattggataggcaatcacttgaaaaactacaaacctcagatttcccacttcctggttggattttcctcaggttttcgcctaacatatgagttatgttatactcacagacatcattcaaacagttttagaaacttcagagtgttttctatcaaactCTACTAATAATAAGCATATCCCagcctctgggcctgagtagcagacagtttactttgggcacatttttcatccggacgtgaaaatcctGACCCCTACACCAGTGAGGTTAAACTTCTTCGGCATTCATGTCACTGAGGACCTGAAAAGGTCCCTTCAAACAGACAGAATGGAGAAAAAGGCACAACATTGCCTCatcaacttcaggaggctgaagaaatttggcttgaccGCTAAGAACAtctcaaacttctacagatgcaccatcaagagcattctGTGGGCTGTATCAAGGCCTAGCTCTGCAACTGCACAACCCGCAATCGCAGGTGTGGTCAGCCCAAAGCATCATCAGGGGAACACTAACTGCCCTCCTGGACATCGACTGCACCCAGtctcacaggaaggccaagaagatcatcaaggacctcagccactacatccctgttagtgagcatttctcttttgccaagataatccacccacctgacaagtgtggcatctcaagaagctgattaaacagcatgatcattaaacaggtgcaccttgtcctggggatgataaaagtccactctaaaatgtgcagttttgtcacgcaaTTCAATGCCacggatgtctcaagttttgtgggagtgtgcaaatggcatgctgactgcaggaatgtccaccagagctgttgacagagaatTTTATGTCAATTTCTCTATAATAAGCCGCCTCcactgtcgttttagagaatttgtcagtacgtccaaccggcctcacaaccaaaGACCATGTGAAACCTCGtcagcctaggacctccacatccagcttcttcacctgcagaatcgtctgagaccagcctccTGGACAGCTGAAGAAACTGTGGATATGCACagccaaagaatttctgcacaaactgtcagatacCGTCTCATGAAATCTCATCTGCAAGCTCGTAGTCCTCACCAGCGTCTTgccctgactgcagttcggcatcgtaaccgacttcagcatgctggagaagtgtgcttttcATGGATGAATCTCAGTTTCAACTGTACAactggcagatggcagacagcacgTGTGGCATCATGTGAGTGACCGGTTTGCTATTGACAATATTGTGAACGGAGTGCCCCAtgttggcggtggggttatggtatgggtagcataagctacagacaacaaacacaattgcattaaattgacggcaatttgaatgcacagagatacagtgacgaGATCTTGAGGCACATTGTCGTGcaattcatctgccgccatcacttCATGCTTCAGTTTGATAGTGCATGGCGCCATGTCACAAGGATATgcagaccagccacctggacagctgaagaAATTGTGggtatgcacaaccaaagaatttctgcacaaactcctCAGTTCCTtccaattcctggaagctgaaaatgtcccagtggCCTCCATACTCACCTGTTGTCACTCATTCGGCATGTTTGGTATGATCTGGACATATGTGCACGACAGCATGTCcctagcaacttcgcacagccattgaagaggagtgggacaacattacaAAGGCTTCgaacaacagcctgatcaactacaTGCGATGTGTCGGGCAGCATGAGGCAATTGGTGGtcaaaccagatactgactggttttccaaTCCACGCCCCATTTTCTTTAAGGTATCAGTGCCAATGCATATCTTTCTTCcaggtcatgtgaaatccatagattagggcctaatgcatttatttcaattgacggatttccttatatgaactgcaacTTAATAAAAACGTTGAAATTGTTACATATTTTTGGTCAGTGTAGAacgcggagacagtacaggtgcatcaaatctgggaccgagagactcaGAGTTCATTGCCTTTCTCTATGGTGATGGATGACAAACGGATTTTACATGcgtgttacctcatttttataccccagtgaaacaggaagccACGAAAGGCCAAAATACAGTTACTTAAATGAGATTAACAGGAGAAGTGTAGAAGGTTAATGCAAATAACATTTTGATAACATTTATTGTTAGGTTATGTTTATACGAATTTTAACACCTATATTTTAGATTATTTGTATTACTtattaaagaaaataatgttctctgagcaattgtattattataaaaaatattaaataaaaatgtgcatacagtatagctcagtatttctATCATTTATTTTATAGTCTTTTTTGCTATTCTATATCAAGGGTGTCGATCATTTGGGTTGTGACTGAATAAAGCGCACAGGGAGGGATGTCCTCATGGGACAAGGTCCTATCTTGAGATCTGTGCATGGAATTCACCATTGTCATCAATGCAAGTTTTATGAGAGAGATTGTGTTGTCTCATTAGGGATTTGGCAATCTATGATTACAGTTCACTCATGAAAGGACGTAGGGCCCAATTCAACCAATTACAGATAAAGGACAACTCAAAATATGTCCGTCTTTATGTGTCTTAGGGacctttgagccaatcagcatGTACGCATGTTCAAGTGTGCAATTTTTACACATGTTGTTGATACCAATCAGTATGTAGTTGTCTAATGAGAATCATGACGTGGGATTCCTCAAGTGGCCGAGAGAAGGTGGTTCAGAAAGGGGATAAATTCAAAGACATCCAATGCCAGTCTGGTCAGAGTGTCATCTACCAGCTGTGTGTGAAACTTGGCGCACAAGGCTGGCCTGGTAAGTATTGAACTTAACAATCCATTAACAAAACTTGACCTTGTAACCAACAGTATGTTTTCTAGATGATTCTCATTCTGTATTTTCTATTACAATCAATGCACCAGTTTGACAATTCAGACTGTTTTTATGCAGTTATTTTCACAGATATTCCATCATGTAGCAGTAAATACAAACTGACCTGTATCAGTGACCACAGAGTTATACTGTCCTGATAGTGTTACATGGCTTCTATATTCAAGCAAGTGCTGGGAGTTGGTGATGTTGGCCTACATTGTAGAAATGTCTGGCACACTCTCAATTAGAGATTCTGCATATCACTGTAGATCAATTTACAATCTTTTGCTGCTTATTTTTGTAAATTATTTTACAGGAACATGGAGCCAAACAACAGAACAACATATACGGTAACAGAATTCCTCATCACAGGATTGGATGAAGTACAACACCCAAAGCTGGTGGGAGCAGCCATTTTGTTCATCCTCTTTCTCATTCTGATCGGAAGCATCACCAACATTTGTGTCATAGCATTCAACAAGCCTCTGCATACCCCCATGTACTTTTTTATTTGCTCACTAGCAATGGTAGACATAGTATACACCAGCGGCATTAGTGTTACAATGCTTAACGTTCTCCTTGGTGAGGAGAGAAGAATCCCCTATGCACCCTGCATGATACAGTGCTTCCTATATCATTTAGGAAGCGCTATGGAACCCTTTTCTATTGCTCTGATGGCTTATGATCGCCTTATTGCAATTTCATATCCTCTTCGATATCAGACTATCTTAACTAATACAAATGTATGCTTACTAATAATAGCCACTTGGGCAGTAGGCTGCATGTTAGCCAGTTTGTTGACTGGCTTGGTGAACAATCTGCCCTTTTGTGGCTCAAATAAACTCCCATACAGCTTTTGTGAATATGCAGCCTTAGTAAGAGCAGCATGTGTGAATCTTTCACATTATTTCAATGCAATTTCTGCTTTGGCGACTACTGTATTATGGGGTAATTTAGCCTTGATATTCTTCTCATACATGAAGATAGTTCATGTAGTGATACACATGTCTTCATCCAAAGACAGGAGGAAAACATTTAGcacctgtgtctctcacatgatAGTGGTGGCTTGCTTCTTTATCCCCAAGGTGTTGTTAATATTGATCACCAGGGTTGGTTTGGTTCTCACGCTCTCTCACAGAAATGGCCTAGTCATTGGCTGTACTCTGGGCCCCTCTCTTGTGAACCCACTTGTGTATTGTCTCAAAACCAAGGAGATTCGAGGGCgcctgaaatata
The sequence above is drawn from the Salvelinus fontinalis isolate EN_2023a chromosome 24, ASM2944872v1, whole genome shotgun sequence genome and encodes:
- the LOC129821673 gene encoding olfactory receptor 1030-like; its protein translation is MTWDSSSGREKVVQKGDKFKDIQCQSGQSVIYQLCVKLGAQGWPAFNKPLHTPMYFFICSLAMVDIVYTSGISVTMLNVLLGEERRIPYAPCMIQCFLYHLGTLIFFSYMKIVHVVIHMSSSKDRRKTFSTCVSHMIVVACFFIPKVLRFEGA